CCCTGGAAGGCCGAAACGGCGCTTTCCAGGTCTGAATGCGCGGTCATGATGATGACCGGCAAGCCGGGATAATCCTTTTTGACCAGTTCCAGAAAGGTCAGGCCCGATTCGCCGGGCATGCGGATATCGCACACGATGGCTTCGGGTACTTCACGGCCCAGACGGGCCAGGGCTTCGGTAGCGGAGGCGAAAGACGCGTGTGCGATGTTTTCACGAGCGAGCGCTTTTTCGAAGACCCATCGAATGGAACGATCGTCGTCGATGACCCAGACAGTACTCATGGATGCTCCGTGGCTTTGGTTGTAGTTGTCTTGTCAAATCCCTGCCAGCCATTGAGCGGCAGCAGCATGTTGAAACAGGTATAACCGGGGCGGCTGTCGAAATCGATGGTGCCGTGATGCTGGTTGATAAAGGTGTGCGCCAGATGCAGGCCGATCCCTGTTCCGCCTGGCCGGCCGGACACCAGCGGGTAAAACAGCGTTTCTTTCAGGTGCTCGGGAATCCCCGGGCCGTTGTCGATGATCTGCAGCTGGATGGCGATCGGGTAGCGCTGACGGTTCAGCGTGACCTGACGCGCCACCCGCGTGCGCAGCATGATCTCGCCCACGCCGTCCATGGCCTGGATGGCGTTGCGCATGATGTTGAGGACGGCCTGGATCAGTTGTTCGCGATCGCCAATCAACGACGGCAGGCTGGTGTCATAGTCGCGCTTGATCGCCAGGCCATTGGGCGTCTCGGCCAGCATCAGGCTGCGTACGCGTTCCAGCACTTCGTGGATCGACAACTCCGCCAGTTGCGGCAAGCGATGCGGCGTCAACAAGCGGTCAAGCAGGCTTTGCAGGCGCTGTGATTCCTCGATGATGACCTGCGTGTATTCCTTCAGTTGCGGGTCATGCAATTCACGCGACAACAACTGCGCCGCGCCGCGAATGCCGCCGAGCGGGTTCTTGATCTCGTGCGCCAGGTTGCGGATCAGCTCACGGTTGGCCTGCTGCTGTGCTTGCAGGCGCTCCTCGTTGGCGATCTTGCGTTGCTGATCAATCTGGCGGATTTCCGCCATCGCCGCCGCTTCAGCGCATTCAATCGGGCTGGCGGTCAGCGAGACATACACCTCGCCATGCGTGGTGTTGAGCGCAATTTCGTGCTCGGTCAGGCTGATGTTGTTGATGCTGGCATTGGCCAGTGCCTGGGCGACGGGGTTCTCGGGGCCCAGACACTCTGTCAGCGCCATGCCGAGGCAGTCGTCACGCAAGCCCAGAAAATCTGCTGCGGCAGGGTTGTAATAGACCAGCGCGCCGTCGTCGCGCGTGGCCAATACCGCCGCATCAAGAAATTCCAGTCCGGCAAAAATGGCAGGAATAGGGCTTTTGGTCATAGGGTGCGGTCTATGAAAACGTGGATCAATCAGGCGCGAAGCCTGGCGTGGTCGCTTGTGACGGCCCGCCGCTTCTTTCATGCGGGATGATTAAGCAATTAGCGGGCCAGCCCCAGACACGCCACAAATGGATATTTGGGCGCCTGCAAACCAGACAATGCACTTATACGGTGCATTATAGGGTTCGAACTGGTGCATTGCCCCCGTATGGGGATCAATCTGGCGTTGGTCGGTGAGGAACGTGGTTCAGGATGGGGCGCGGCAGGAATCAAAACCGGGCGATACAAAACAAAACGCCCGCAAAGGCGGGCGTTTGGGCAGATACAAAGGTGCGGATCAGCGGTCGCGCGCCATTTCCTGTTGCAAGGCGGCTACGTTTTTCTCGTGCAGGGTGGCGTTGTCCCGCAGGCGGGAGACCCGCTCCTGATACTTTTGCGGATTGTTCTGGGCATCGGTGCTGGTCTGGGCATCGGCCAGCGCCTTGCGGGCATCAGACAGCGCTTGCTGTTCGGTGGCCAGCTCGTCAGTCAGAATCTGGCGGCGGTTGGTATCGCGGGATTTCTGGGTGGCTGCATCCACGCGCGGAAAATCAGCCGGGCTGGGGGCGGTGACTTTGCTGCCGCCGCCCGATTTGCCATGCACCTTGCTGCTGCCCATGGGGATGGGGTCGGTATACACCTTGACCGCGCCCTTCATGGGAATGTTGGAGAACGTGACGCGGCCGTCGGCATCGACAGACTTGTAAATGTCGGCGTAGGCAGACGCGGCCAGCAGGGCCAGCGTAGTCAGGGCGGCAAAACGGAAAACGGGAAAACTGGACATGGGGCGGAACCTTAACACAGCCTCGTTCAGCTCGGGCGGTCACTATGACCAAGCGGCCGGTCTGGCGCGATCAAATCACGAACGCGCTGTTTTAATTCTTTGGCTTCAGGAAAACGGCCTTCCACTTTACGGTCCCAGATCACCTGATCGCCGCACTGCACGACAAACACGCCACCGGTACCGGGCTGCAAAGCCACTTCGCCCAGTTCGTCAGCAAAAGTCGACAGCAGTTCCTGCGCCAGCCACGCAGAACGCAGCAGCCAGTTGCATTGCGTGCAGTAAAGAATGCTCACGCGGGTCGCGGTTGCCATGGGTTGCTCCGGTCAAGAACGGTTGGATCAGAAAGTCAGGCCCAGTTCACGCAGGGCGGCTTCGGTCTTTGCCGCGCTGACATGATGAATGCCATGCCAGCCTAACGCGCGAGCCGCCTGTGCGTTGGCCGCGTTATCGTCAATAAATACCAGTTCGGCCGGTTGCAGGTCGGGCAGGTCTTTGGCAATGCGGCGGAACATCTCGTGGTAGATGGCGGCATCAGGTTTGACGATCTTGAGCCGGCCGGACACCACGATGTCCTTGAAGCGATGCAAAAACGGATAGTGCTCCCAAGCGTAAGGGAAGGTCTCGTCAGACCAGTTGGTCAGGCCGTACAGCGGCACCTGGGCCTGTTCCAGGTCTTCCATCAGCTTGATGCCTTCAGGCAGGACGCCGGCCAGCGTCTCTGGCCAGCGGCCATAAAAGGCGCGGATGAGTTCGGCGTGATCCGGGTACTGCGCGATGAGTGCCGCTGTGGCATCGGCCAGCGTGCGGCCCGCGTCTTGCTGCAGGTTCCAGTCGCCATTGCAGACATGCTGCAAGAACCACTGGCGTTCCGCGGCATCGGGAATCAGCTTGCTGTAGAGGTACTCCGGGTTCCAGTCAAACAGGACGCCGCCAAAATCGAAAACAACTGCACGCACGCTCATGGGTCAAAGCCGGGTTATGCGGATGGGACCGTTATTGTAGCCAGGATGAGCGTGGTTGCGCAGGGCAAGGGGCGGGCAGGGGCGGCCGGTTATCCGTGCTTTGCCGGTAAATCGTTGGCCGGCAGTTCGGTTTCCAGCACCACGCGGTTCCGGCCGTATTCCTTGGCGTGGTAAAGCGCGTGATCGGCCCGGGTCAGCAGGTCATCCAGGTCGTTGTCGCTGGGGCGCAGGCGGGCGACGCCCATGCTGGACGTAATGCGCACGTACAAACCGCCATCCAGCGGCACATGCGTGGCAGCGATGGCAATGCGCAGTTTCTCTGCCACTTGTTCGGCGTCGGCCAGCGAGGTATCAGGCAGGACCACGACGAATTCCTCGCCACCCCAGCGCCCGAAGCTGTCACTGGCGCGCAGGGTCTCGCGGCAGGTATTGGCCACGGCGCGCAGCATCAAGTCCCCGACCAGGTGGCCGTGGGTATCGTTGACCATTTTGAAGTGATCCAGATCCAGCAGCAGGATCGACAACGGCGTGTCCTGGCGGCGGGCCATCAGCACGGCCTGGGCGCAACGGCGTTGCCATTCACGGCGGTTGGGCGCACCGGTCAGCTCGTCGGTGGTGGCCAGTTCTTTCAGGCGCTCGTTGGCCTGCGCCAG
The genomic region above belongs to Silvimonas iriomotensis and contains:
- a CDS encoding HAD-IA family hydrolase, which produces MSVRAVVFDFGGVLFDWNPEYLYSKLIPDAAERQWFLQHVCNGDWNLQQDAGRTLADATAALIAQYPDHAELIRAFYGRWPETLAGVLPEGIKLMEDLEQAQVPLYGLTNWSDETFPYAWEHYPFLHRFKDIVVSGRLKIVKPDAAIYHEMFRRIAKDLPDLQPAELVFIDDNAANAQAARALGWHGIHHVSAAKTEAALRELGLTF
- a CDS encoding DUF4124 domain-containing protein yields the protein MSSFPVFRFAALTTLALLAASAYADIYKSVDADGRVTFSNIPMKGAVKVYTDPIPMGSSKVHGKSGGGSKVTAPSPADFPRVDAATQKSRDTNRRQILTDELATEQQALSDARKALADAQTSTDAQNNPQKYQERVSRLRDNATLHEKNVAALQQEMARDR
- a CDS encoding SelT/SelW/SelH family protein, with the protein product MATATRVSILYCTQCNWLLRSAWLAQELLSTFADELGEVALQPGTGGVFVVQCGDQVIWDRKVEGRFPEAKELKQRVRDLIAPDRPLGHSDRPS
- the glnL gene encoding nitrogen regulation protein NR(II), whose translation is MTKSPIPAIFAGLEFLDAAVLATRDDGALVYYNPAAADFLGLRDDCLGMALTECLGPENPVAQALANASINNISLTEHEIALNTTHGEVYVSLTASPIECAEAAAMAEIRQIDQQRKIANEERLQAQQQANRELIRNLAHEIKNPLGGIRGAAQLLSRELHDPQLKEYTQVIIEESQRLQSLLDRLLTPHRLPQLAELSIHEVLERVRSLMLAETPNGLAIKRDYDTSLPSLIGDREQLIQAVLNIMRNAIQAMDGVGEIMLRTRVARQVTLNRQRYPIAIQLQIIDNGPGIPEHLKETLFYPLVSGRPGGTGIGLHLAHTFINQHHGTIDFDSRPGYTCFNMLLPLNGWQGFDKTTTTKATEHP